CAGTGCGTCCTGACAAAGAACTGATGTAAGCCTTACGTGGGCCAAGAACGGAGGGAATAACATAAAAACCCCGgcactttttttttacttcttctccagttGAGCTGAACTGGGAAACCCCATGATTTTCGTTTGATTTATTACGCCGCTTATTTGAAGCTCAACGGTTTGTGTCGTTGCCTCGTTGTCCAGCTGGTGATAACTCGCTAGCCAATCATTTTTTTGAATGATATAGGATAACTAAGGGCACCAGCACAATCCTCCGAAGCAATACGTGTATCAGCTAGTAACCATCTACCTTGATAGTTACTTAACTCAAGAAACACCTGTACTGATAAATACATGCATTATTGCACCTGCAGAATAGATGCCCGTGCTCAGCTCGTGTCCGATTAATTCCCCATCTGGTTCCTCGGGACTATAGTAATACACCAGGGAAACCACCGAGTCTCATATGAGGATCGCAATAATATGTCCGCGTCGATCTATAGATACGGGTACCCATACATGGCAAGATAGACTTCACTGATGCCAAGATGCATCGATGGAACTTCAGATATGGGTAACATCCTGAATCCCCATAGTTCctgaggagcaggagcagggATGTCATCGATTCCAATACTACTATGTACATCTGCGGAAATCGTAGATAGGTTGGTCTGGACCGTTGCTTAGTGCCACTGCCAATCTGGTTTAATGTAATGCATCGTGGTGAAGAAAGGCAGGCCCTTGTCAAAGCCGTTATAATTTCCGACCGTTTATTCAACGTTTACATGTTCAAGTTTCAGAACCCGATGTTCTACTCTCAATAAGATCCTATTCTGATTTGCATACAAATCTACTCTAGTGGTGTTTtgtaggtagtaggtagtaggttAAGCCATGGCGGCTTCTGAACAGCGAGGCACTACCTTCTTTGCTGTGTTATCTAGATAGAACAACTGACAGTTCATTACTCCTCCATACTAGCCACTGCTAACCAACAGCCATAGATTCTCACAATGGCTGTGAGAGAATGTTGGTGTATAAATATTTCAGGCTCAAGTAGAGCGCTATGGCAGTGGGGGCTCAAAGGGCCGTGTAAGTAGTGTCTCTAAAACAGTGAAACACTGTGCACGACTCGTTCCAAAGCCCCTGTCATCATGCAAGATGAGCTCGTGTAATCGCCTGTTTACTTGAAGAAGACGTCAAAGATAAAAGGCATGATTTCGCATTTCAAACTTTGGTCAGCCACTTCAGACGCCGAAACCGCGATGGAATTTGTGACTCAGTGGAGAAACTTTTGCACGCATCGAGTGATCGGCTAAAATTTTCTCCTCACTGGGTTCCGTCACTTTCAatctttctctcctctcacaTTGCGTGACTACTACTTTCTGGCGATAATCGAATTGCCTTTATTCTCAACACATACTaaattgaattgattgacTAGAATCTCATCACATGCCACCATGTCGGCTCTAACAGAAATCTCCCTGCCAAGCTTTCAAAAGATTGCCTCCGGCAAAGTGCGCGACCTTTTCGAGCTCCCTGATAAGAGCACTCTTCTCTTTGTGGCCTCTGATCGAGTCTCAGCCTACGATGCTGTCCTCAAGAACGCAATTCccgacaagggcaagatctTGACCCTCCTTTCAGCACACTGGTTCCAGGTTTTGACGGAGCGCATTCCTGACCTGCGTACCCATTTCATTAGCCTCAATGTCCCTGAGGGTGTTAGTGCGGAGGAGGCCCagaccatcaagaacagATCCATggtcgtcaagaagctttctgtCATCAAGATCGAATCCATTGTGTATGGTCTCCCCTCTCGCATTAGAAGCCCCTTTCAAAGTCATTCCTTAAACGCGAAATAGCGCATACTACTCTTGCTCTGTGTGGGCATCATGACACTGACATATTGATAGGCGAGGTTATCTGACTGGTTCTGCTTACAAAGAGTACAAGAAGAACGGCACCGTTCATGGCATCACCGTTGAGTCTGGCATGGAGGAGGCCCAAAAGTTCAAGCAACCCCTGTGGACACCTAgcaccaaggccgatgccGGAGAGCATGACGAGAACATCCACCCTGACGACGCTTGGAAGGAAGTCGGCGACCGCGAGACTGCGGACCGCGTCAAGGAGCTGTCCCTCAAGATCTATGACGAGGCCTCCAAGTACGCCGAAGAGCACGGCATCCTTCTGGCTGACACCAAGTTTGAGTTTGCCAAGGATCAGGAGGGCAACATCTACCTTGTCGACGAAGTACTGACCCCTGACTCTTCCCGATTCTGGCCAGCAGCCGGCTACATGCCCGGCCGTGACCAGGACAGCTTCGACAAGCAGTTCATCCGAAACTGGCTCACCAAGGAAGGactcaagggcaaggaggGTGTTGAGCTTCCCCAGGATATTGTCCAAGCTACATCGGACCGTTACCGAGAGGCTTTCCTCATGTTGACCGGTAAGAAGTTCGAGGACGCCGTTAGCCAGTAGACGGCAGGGTTACAAAAGCGCATCAAAAATAAGCTATCTGTGTATCATCATCTGAACTGAAGATTGATTTCCAGCTTGATGCAAATGTTGCAATCGCGTATAACTACTTATACGTGTGATGGCTGACTGCTTTGACCCCCCCTATTCGTAAAATCCCTCTCGCTCCTTGACTTTGTTAACTGCGAGTATGGTTGACCGTTTCTCCAATGTCCAGCCTACGATATTGCCATTTTGACCCTGGGAACTATTTTAGTGTTTCAACCGCAAATGAAGAGGGAACATACCTCTGCAGCCCTTCAGTCACGGTTCTCGGGTCTTGTGTGTATACTATCCGAAACCACCCTGGTTCAAGCGAGTGTTCTTCTCGAGGATGCAGGAAAACGCCAGCCTCGCGCAGCCTTTTGGCAAGAGCAAATTCTTGATTCAACTCGCCATCTAGTTCAGATGGAAGGTATGGCGATAGATCAATCCAGACAAAGAAACCTGCGTTGCTTCCTGGTAGGTACTTGATGTTCATAGCCTTGAGCTGTGACGTGACGTGTCGATGGGCCTGTGAGAGTTTAGATCTCGACGAATCAACAAAAGATCGACACCACACTCTGTCCTCAAGCATTGCATTTCCAATGGCCAGACTCGCGCCGGAAGGGTTGTGAAACCGCATGGCCGCCTCAATTGCGCGGAGGACTGGTTGGCTTCgagtgatgatggcaccGAGACGAAGGCCAGCGGCGCCAAAGTCCTTACTTAGTCCGTAGGTGACGTGGAGAAGATCCGGGTCAATGAGATTCGTGGAATCTATCGACAGGATCGAGG
This is a stretch of genomic DNA from Fusarium graminearum PH-1 chromosome 4, whole genome shotgun sequence. It encodes these proteins:
- a CDS encoding phosphoribosylaminoimidazole-succinocarboxamide synthase produces the protein MSALTEISLPSFQKIASGKVRDLFELPDKSTLLFVASDRVSAYDAVLKNAIPDKGKILTLLSAHWFQVLTERIPDLRTHFISLNVPEGVSAEEAQTIKNRSMVVKKLSVIKIESIVRGYLTGSAYKEYKKNGTVHGITVESGMEEAQKFKQPLWTPSTKADAGEHDENIHPDDAWKEVGDRETADRVKELSLKIYDEASKYAEEHGILLADTKFEFAKDQEGNIYLVDEVLTPDSSRFWPAAGYMPGRDQDSFDKQFIRNWLTKEGLKGKEGVELPQDIVQATSDRYREAFLMLTGKKFEDAVSQ